The Brachyspira hyodysenteriae ATCC 27164 genome includes a window with the following:
- a CDS encoding vWA domain-containing protein — MRNIRYKYLFVILSVVFISTLENLYSQIAVNTYSLEINTNDIEIVKFINGYQLYLKKKPNVYGYRIQLKRQDGLNSYLYIDNSGNTNSIVRIRESDYHYKLGEVFKVFIPQNVYLDRRNNNSSFTLRDNITLILEAYNINNETLINNEIILKANNAEISTPTITLRNVEKEGDLYAFYLYYSGGDNGEYAFYVREGRTNTSYKLIDTSYGNTGNYDSSGIVLEDTFNRSLGKKLYIKAYFKQLPEDRYLSFNVFNTQGESFTYPIDYVIETTNVQKEAVPPQMPSGGNEGPVQIRPRDRVIETSTNTIIVKKDAAPPVKESNEIKILSSANVVENPVVKNPMIEKPAVENNIAENNFNYNLEAMNNLNNASKSFNTPNNYVNNTDELSDKFRSIIERYKNEGAIDLVIVLDTTESMHPYLKTIKRDIRGMITELFDNHKYSRVGFLLYRDVKDTYLTKKIDFSDNINFINREVNYFYAAGGGDKAEPMYEALQEALETFDYINQKRLVIVLTDAPAKVIGRADLDLNLNTAKMKNVTVEFILASEIEEEEDFSDDYLYFLNF, encoded by the coding sequence ATGAGAAACATAAGATATAAATATTTATTTGTTATTTTATCGGTAGTATTCATTTCTACTTTAGAAAATTTATATAGCCAAATCGCCGTAAATACTTATTCTTTAGAAATTAATACTAACGATATAGAGATAGTAAAGTTTATAAATGGTTATCAGCTCTATTTAAAGAAAAAGCCGAACGTATATGGATACAGAATACAATTAAAAAGACAAGACGGACTTAATTCTTATCTTTATATTGATAATAGCGGCAATACTAACTCTATAGTCAGAATAAGAGAAAGCGATTATCATTATAAACTTGGGGAAGTATTTAAAGTATTCATTCCGCAAAATGTATATTTAGATAGAAGAAACAATAATTCTTCATTCACTTTAAGGGATAATATTACTCTAATTTTAGAGGCTTATAATATTAACAATGAGACTTTAATAAATAATGAAATAATATTAAAGGCAAATAATGCTGAAATTTCAACACCTACTATAACCCTTAGAAATGTTGAAAAAGAAGGCGATCTATATGCATTTTATCTATACTACTCCGGAGGCGATAACGGAGAATATGCATTTTATGTAAGAGAAGGAAGAACAAATACATCATATAAATTAATAGATACTTCTTATGGCAATACAGGAAATTATGACAGCAGCGGTATTGTATTAGAAGATACTTTTAATAGATCATTGGGTAAAAAACTTTATATAAAAGCATATTTTAAACAGCTGCCTGAGGATAGATATTTATCTTTCAATGTATTTAATACTCAGGGTGAAAGCTTTACTTATCCTATAGATTATGTTATAGAAACTACAAATGTACAAAAGGAAGCAGTACCTCCTCAAATGCCTAGCGGAGGAAATGAAGGCCCTGTACAAATAAGACCTAGAGATAGAGTGATAGAAACTTCTACAAATACTATAATAGTAAAAAAAGATGCTGCTCCTCCTGTTAAAGAAAGTAATGAGATAAAAATTTTATCCTCTGCTAATGTTGTTGAAAATCCTGTAGTTAAAAATCCTATGATAGAAAAACCTGCAGTAGAAAACAACATAGCAGAAAATAATTTTAATTATAATTTGGAAGCTATGAATAATTTGAATAATGCGAGCAAATCATTTAATACGCCTAATAATTATGTAAACAATACAGATGAATTAAGTGATAAATTTAGAAGCATTATTGAAAGATATAAAAATGAAGGTGCAATAGATCTAGTTATAGTACTAGATACAACAGAAAGTATGCATCCTTATTTGAAAACCATAAAAAGAGATATAAGAGGTATGATTACAGAATTATTTGATAATCATAAATATTCAAGAGTAGGCTTTTTGCTTTATAGAGATGTAAAAGATACTTACCTCACTAAAAAAATAGATTTCAGCGACAATATTAATTTTATAAATAGAGAAGTTAACTATTTTTATGCTGCAGGTGGCGGAGATAAAGCAGAACCTATGTATGAAGCTTTACAGGAAGCATTAGAAACATTTGATTATATTAATCAAAAAAGATTAGTAATAGTTCTTACAGATGCACCTGCTAAAGTTATTGGAAGAGCTGATTTAGATTTAAATTTAAATACAGCTAAAATGAAGAATGTTACTGTAGAATTTATATTGGCTTCAGAGATAGAAGAGGAAGAAGATTTCTCTGATGATTATTTATACTTCTTAAATTTCTAA
- the dcd gene encoding dCTP deaminase has protein sequence MILSGLEIEKNLGKDIIIEPFNRKQLNSNSYNVKLHNKLLVYKDKILDMKKQNEAEEIIIPKSGYELKPNELYLGRTLEYTSTKKYVPMIEGRSSIGRLGIFIHITAGFGDVGFSGYWTLEIFCIKPIIIYPEVEIAQLYYHTIDGEYEEYTSSKYQNNTDVQPSMLYKDFK, from the coding sequence ATGATTTTGTCAGGGCTTGAAATAGAAAAAAATCTAGGAAAAGATATAATAATAGAACCATTTAATAGAAAACAATTGAATTCTAATAGCTATAATGTAAAACTTCATAATAAACTTTTAGTATATAAAGATAAAATTCTTGATATGAAAAAACAAAATGAAGCAGAGGAAATAATAATACCTAAAAGCGGTTATGAATTAAAACCTAATGAATTATACTTAGGCAGAACTTTAGAGTATACAAGTACAAAAAAATATGTACCTATGATAGAGGGCAGATCATCTATAGGAAGACTTGGAATATTTATTCATATTACTGCTGGTTTTGGCGATGTTGGATTTTCTGGTTATTGGACTTTAGAAATTTTCTGTATAAAGCCTATAATAATATATCCTGAAGTAGAAATAGCTCAGCTTTATTATCATACAATAGACGGCGAATATGAAGAATATACAAGCAGCAAATACCAGAATAATACAGATGTTCAGCCTAGTATGCTTTATAAAGATTTCAAGTAA
- the glmS gene encoding glutamine--fructose-6-phosphate transaminase (isomerizing), with amino-acid sequence MCGIVGYIGDNNASDILMHGLTSLEYRGYDSAGISIADSNNNIITFKAEGKLENLKNILKNEKNINSNVGIGHTRWATHGAPSDINAHPHFTERLSLVHNGIIENYKDIKNDLIKKGYKFLSETDTEAAANLIDSLYEGDPLTAIKKALEIIEGSYAFAIIFKDDVNKLYAVRKSAPLIVALGEDENFLASDIPAILKYTNKYVLIDDGDIAILEKNKITIYDENLKEKDYKVLEANWTVEQAEKCGYEHFMLKEINEQPKALLDTIEPRIVHGIPDFKRDGIEDESFWTFFDRVYIIGCGTAMHAAMIGKRLIEDNCRIPVECEIASEFRYKNPILTEKTLSIFISQSGETADTLAALNLVKEKGYKTLAIVNVNSSSIARNADYVIYTYAGPEISVASTKAYSVQMAIMYLITFKIISARKIKDNDYIKILIKNLLNTIDSVNKVLTMNDEIKSLCYDYKEANSIFFIGRDLDYYQVMEGALKMKEISYIHCEAYAGGELKHGAISLITDNTPVVALAIQEKIFTKMISNTKEVVSRGANVLLFAKEGADIDKDSYKKIVYLPKVEDMFMPIVSIVALQLLAYHTSVIRGCNVDKPRNLAKSVTVE; translated from the coding sequence ATGTGCGGAATAGTTGGATATATAGGGGATAATAATGCATCAGATATATTAATGCATGGACTCACTTCTTTGGAATACAGAGGATATGACTCTGCAGGCATATCCATAGCAGATTCTAATAATAATATTATTACTTTCAAAGCCGAAGGAAAACTTGAAAATTTGAAAAATATTTTAAAAAATGAAAAAAATATAAACTCAAATGTAGGAATAGGACATACAAGATGGGCAACACATGGAGCACCATCGGATATTAATGCCCACCCTCATTTCACAGAAAGGCTTTCACTTGTACATAATGGTATTATAGAAAATTATAAAGATATAAAAAATGATTTAATAAAAAAAGGATATAAATTTTTATCAGAAACGGATACCGAAGCTGCTGCAAATTTAATAGATTCATTATATGAAGGTGATCCTTTAACTGCCATAAAAAAGGCTTTAGAAATCATAGAAGGTTCATATGCATTTGCTATAATTTTTAAAGATGATGTAAATAAATTATATGCTGTTAGAAAATCTGCTCCTTTAATAGTTGCTTTAGGGGAAGATGAAAATTTCTTAGCTTCAGATATACCGGCAATATTGAAATATACAAATAAATATGTCTTGATAGATGACGGAGATATAGCTATTTTAGAAAAAAATAAAATAACTATATATGATGAAAACTTAAAAGAAAAAGATTATAAAGTACTTGAGGCAAATTGGACTGTAGAACAGGCTGAAAAATGCGGATATGAACATTTTATGCTTAAAGAAATTAATGAGCAGCCTAAAGCTCTTCTTGACACCATAGAGCCTAGAATAGTTCATGGTATTCCAGATTTCAAAAGAGACGGAATTGAAGATGAAAGTTTTTGGACATTCTTTGACAGAGTTTATATAATAGGATGCGGTACTGCTATGCATGCAGCTATGATAGGAAAAAGACTTATAGAAGATAATTGCAGAATACCTGTAGAATGCGAAATAGCTTCTGAGTTCAGATATAAAAATCCTATACTAACTGAAAAAACTCTTTCAATATTCATATCACAATCCGGAGAAACTGCTGATACTTTAGCGGCTTTAAATTTAGTTAAAGAAAAAGGATACAAAACTTTAGCTATAGTTAATGTTAATAGTTCTTCTATAGCTAGAAATGCAGATTATGTTATATATACTTATGCAGGCCCTGAAATATCTGTGGCTTCTACAAAGGCTTATTCTGTACAAATGGCTATAATGTATTTGATAACTTTTAAAATAATATCTGCAAGAAAAATCAAAGATAATGATTATATAAAAATTCTAATAAAAAATTTACTCAACACTATTGATTCTGTAAATAAAGTTCTCACTATGAATGATGAAATCAAATCACTATGCTATGATTATAAAGAAGCTAACAGCATATTTTTTATAGGAAGGGATTTAGATTATTATCAGGTAATGGAAGGAGCTTTAAAAATGAAAGAGATAAGCTATATTCATTGCGAGGCTTATGCAGGAGGAGAACTCAAACATGGCGCTATATCTCTTATCACAGATAATACTCCTGTAGTGGCATTGGCTATACAAGAAAAGATATTTACTAAAATGATAAGCAATACAAAAGAGGTTGTATCAAGAGGAGCCAATGTTTTACTTTTTGCTAAAGAAGGGGCTGATATAGATAAAGATTCATATAAAAAAATAGTATATCTTCCTAAAGTTGAGGATATGTTTATGCCAATAGTTTCCATTGTGGCATTACAATTATTAGCTTATCATACATCTGTAATAAGAGGATGCAATGTTGATAAACCTAGAAATTTAGCAAAAAGTGTTACAGTTGAATAA
- a CDS encoding glucose-6-phosphate isomerase, with product MLSINYKNVLGFLQEHELEYLAEHAKHANELLENKKGAGNDFLGWVNLPTEALKMVKEIDELAKEIRENAEVLVSVGIGGSYLGGKAVIESFLNPFSQAKKGNTQVVYAGHNMNGEYFKHLLDYLEGKDFYINVISKSGTTTEPAIAFRMLKEYAEKRYGKDGAAKRIIATTDKAKGALKTLSTENKYRTFVIPDDVGGRYSVLTPVGLIPIAVSGINIEEFVKGFDSMAKITKEMDYKKNPSMLYAMIRNALYAKGYSTEIMVNYIPRMHYISEWWKQLYGESEGKDKKGIFPASVDFSTDLHSLGQFIQDGKRGLFETVIRVDKEDIDLKMKKEDSDLDGLNYLDGKTLHEINKSALEATVLAHVDGGVPNIIIDLDKITPFTIGELLYFFEKACGISGHILGVNPFDQPGVEAYKKNMFAMLGKKGYEEMGKTLRARLGK from the coding sequence ATGCTATCTATAAATTATAAAAATGTATTAGGATTTTTACAAGAGCATGAATTAGAATATCTCGCAGAACATGCTAAACATGCAAATGAACTTCTTGAAAACAAAAAAGGTGCAGGTAATGATTTTTTGGGTTGGGTTAATTTACCAACTGAAGCTTTAAAAATGGTCAAAGAAATCGATGAATTAGCTAAAGAAATAAGAGAAAATGCTGAAGTTTTAGTATCTGTTGGTATAGGCGGTTCATATTTAGGAGGAAAAGCAGTAATTGAATCATTTTTAAATCCTTTCTCTCAAGCAAAAAAAGGAAATACTCAGGTTGTATATGCCGGACATAATATGAACGGAGAATATTTCAAACATTTGCTAGACTATTTAGAGGGAAAAGACTTCTATATTAATGTTATATCAAAAAGCGGTACTACAACAGAGCCTGCTATAGCTTTCAGAATGTTAAAAGAATATGCTGAAAAAAGATACGGCAAAGACGGAGCAGCTAAAAGAATAATAGCTACTACTGATAAGGCTAAAGGAGCTTTAAAAACTTTATCTACTGAAAATAAATATAGAACTTTTGTTATACCTGATGATGTAGGAGGAAGATATTCTGTACTTACTCCTGTAGGACTTATACCTATAGCTGTTTCTGGAATAAATATAGAAGAGTTTGTTAAAGGATTCGATTCTATGGCAAAAATAACTAAAGAAATGGATTATAAGAAAAATCCTTCTATGTTATATGCTATGATTAGAAATGCTCTTTATGCAAAAGGTTACAGCACTGAAATAATGGTTAACTATATACCTAGAATGCATTATATCTCTGAATGGTGGAAACAACTATACGGAGAAAGCGAAGGTAAAGATAAAAAAGGTATATTCCCTGCTTCTGTTGATTTCTCTACTGACTTACACTCTTTAGGTCAATTCATACAAGACGGAAAAAGAGGATTATTTGAAACTGTTATAAGAGTTGATAAAGAAGATATTGACTTAAAAATGAAAAAAGAAGATTCTGATTTAGACGGACTTAATTATTTAGATGGAAAAACTTTACATGAAATAAATAAATCTGCATTAGAAGCTACAGTTCTTGCCCATGTTGATGGAGGAGTACCAAATATTATAATAGATTTAGATAAAATAACTCCATTCACTATTGGAGAGCTTTTGTACTTCTTTGAAAAAGCATGCGGAATATCCGGACATATACTTGGAGTTAATCCATTCGATCAGCCTGGCGTAGAGGCATACAAGAAAAATATGTTTGCTATGCTTGGTAAAAAAGGTTATGAGGAAATGGGGAAAACTTTGAGAGCAAGATTAGGCAAATAA
- a CDS encoding alpha-amylase/4-alpha-glucanotransferase domain-containing protein has protein sequence MKTINLILGNHNHQPVGNFDFVFENTYKNAYKPFLDILEKYKDIKFNFHYTGCLLEWLEKNHPEHIQALKKLAEEKRIEMQSGGFYEPIMPSIPDKDKDIQIKKLNSYIEKNFNITPQGAWIAERVWEPTLVKNLAMNGIKYIMLDDSQFLTTGVDTKNMFGYFITDNENYKLNIFPISQELRYLIPFRDVEKSIEYLKSIATEEGDRVVVLHDDGEKYGDWPGTQKWVYEDKWLEKFFDALTKEKDTIITTTYSEYMEKHPPISRIYIPTGSYEEMLTWVLPAKVQDEFHTKQEELKKSEDNEIISRFMRGGFWRNYFSKYSESNRMNKRMIFTSNMIGEITESNYKEKEEALSYLLKGQCNCPYWHGTFGGLYLNNLRHATYANLIKATSISLEKVYGRKYFLSHSLDFDMDGREEIMISCENAGLVFHTLSGSIIEWDLKKGNPINLIDCLRRREEAYHIAAVRNSNNKQEDNEHVSIHEIAKKVDEKIAKYLVFDKNEKVFGVDHFLNKMPTAEEFQLLKYEENADFYNLHYDVLENLINKDYATVSFEKTSKVNGKDIHLVKRYIINNDGKFSVESIIENKSNEDIEFVYALENNITLLAGQETDRYYIGGNEKISNNLSDCGEYKGTAFGMADESYIKINVLMEASEETVFLYMPNFTISDAVDKLEMNYQNSTVVCCKNISLKAGEKVKYKVKLDVKYI, from the coding sequence ATGAAAACTATTAATTTAATATTGGGTAACCATAATCATCAGCCGGTTGGCAATTTTGACTTTGTATTTGAAAATACATATAAAAATGCTTATAAGCCTTTTTTAGATATATTAGAAAAATATAAAGATATAAAATTTAATTTCCATTATACAGGCTGTTTATTAGAATGGCTTGAAAAAAATCATCCTGAACATATTCAGGCTTTGAAAAAACTTGCAGAAGAGAAAAGAATAGAAATGCAAAGCGGCGGTTTTTATGAACCTATAATGCCTTCAATACCGGATAAAGATAAAGATATACAAATAAAAAAATTAAATTCATATATAGAAAAGAATTTTAATATTACTCCTCAAGGTGCTTGGATTGCTGAGAGAGTTTGGGAGCCTACATTAGTTAAAAATTTAGCTATGAATGGAATAAAATATATAATGCTCGATGATTCTCAGTTTTTAACTACAGGTGTAGATACTAAAAATATGTTCGGTTATTTTATAACTGATAATGAAAATTATAAATTGAATATATTTCCAATATCTCAGGAGCTTCGCTATTTGATACCATTCAGAGATGTTGAAAAGTCTATTGAATATTTAAAATCAATAGCTACAGAAGAAGGAGACAGAGTTGTAGTTCTTCATGATGACGGAGAAAAATACGGAGATTGGCCTGGTACTCAAAAATGGGTATATGAAGATAAATGGCTTGAAAAGTTTTTTGATGCCCTCACAAAAGAAAAAGATACTATTATCACTACTACATATAGTGAATATATGGAGAAGCATCCTCCTATATCTAGAATTTATATACCTACAGGCTCTTATGAAGAAATGCTTACTTGGGTTTTACCTGCTAAGGTACAAGATGAATTCCATACAAAACAGGAAGAACTAAAAAAATCTGAAGATAATGAGATTATAAGCAGATTTATGAGAGGCGGTTTCTGGAGAAATTATTTCAGTAAATATTCTGAAAGCAATAGAATGAATAAAAGAATGATATTCACCTCAAATATGATAGGAGAAATTACAGAATCTAATTATAAAGAAAAAGAAGAGGCTTTGAGTTATTTATTAAAAGGTCAATGTAATTGTCCTTATTGGCATGGTACATTCGGAGGACTTTATTTAAATAATTTGAGACATGCTACTTATGCTAATTTAATTAAAGCTACTTCTATATCTTTAGAAAAAGTTTATGGAAGAAAATATTTCTTAAGTCATAGTTTAGATTTTGATATGGACGGAAGAGAGGAGATTATGATTTCCTGTGAAAATGCAGGATTAGTTTTCCATACTTTAAGCGGATCTATAATAGAATGGGATTTGAAAAAAGGTAATCCTATCAATTTAATAGACTGTCTTAGAAGAAGAGAAGAAGCTTATCATATAGCTGCTGTAAGAAATTCTAATAATAAACAGGAAGATAATGAACATGTATCAATACATGAAATAGCAAAAAAAGTTGATGAAAAGATTGCTAAATATTTGGTATTCGATAAAAATGAAAAAGTATTCGGAGTTGACCACTTCCTAAATAAAATGCCTACTGCTGAAGAATTCCAATTATTAAAATATGAAGAAAATGCAGATTTTTATAATCTTCATTATGATGTTTTGGAAAATCTTATTAATAAAGATTATGCTACAGTATCTTTTGAAAAGACTTCAAAAGTTAATGGCAAAGATATACATTTAGTAAAAAGATATATAATAAATAATGATGGAAAATTTTCTGTTGAGTCTATCATAGAAAATAAATCTAATGAAGATATAGAATTTGTATATGCTTTAGAAAATAATATAACATTGCTTGCAGGACAGGAAACAGACAGATATTATATAGGCGGCAATGAGAAAATTTCTAATAATTTGTCTGACTGCGGAGAATATAAAGGCACAGCTTTTGGTATGGCTGATGAATCATATATAAAAATAAATGTATTAATGGAAGCTAGTGAAGAAACAGTATTCTTATATATGCCTAACTTTACTATATCTGATGCCGTTGATAAACTTGAAATGAATTATCAAAATTCTACTGTAGTATGCTGCAAAAATATATCATTAAAAGCCGGAGAAAAAGTTAAATATAAAGTAAAATTGGATGTTAAATACATTTAA
- a CDS encoding AAA family ATPase, which yields MKLFCIISDKSHVGKTYISSHIVSSLKLLDKSVCYYKPFVMEVRDNKLFDPEYIKNTTSLKASEIFVSYATNGNISPLHSINAKIDERDITDLIDENNNIYDYMVFESLSLYSPIKENYNFMDLMLDIEKENEIHIIPIVEYDYNVIHSSLEQVELFHTRGFKIPFIIINVKKDVFVSSNVIKYITRQIDPIKVHITEFDNEAGISKINDIKYPNMIKDLF from the coding sequence ATGAAGCTGTTTTGTATTATATCTGATAAAAGTCATGTTGGTAAGACTTATATTTCTTCTCATATAGTGTCATCATTAAAATTGCTTGATAAAAGTGTATGCTATTATAAACCTTTTGTGATGGAAGTAAGAGATAATAAACTATTTGACCCTGAGTATATAAAAAATACAACTTCTTTAAAAGCTTCAGAAATATTTGTATCATATGCTACCAATGGCAATATATCTCCCTTGCATAGTATCAATGCAAAAATAGATGAAAGAGATATTACTGATCTCATAGATGAAAATAATAATATTTATGATTATATGGTATTTGAATCATTATCTTTATATTCGCCTATAAAAGAGAATTATAACTTTATGGATTTAATGCTTGATATAGAAAAAGAAAATGAAATTCATATAATACCTATTGTAGAATATGATTATAATGTTATACATTCATCTTTAGAGCAGGTTGAATTATTCCATACTAGAGGATTTAAAATACCATTTATAATTATCAATGTAAAAAAAGATGTATTCGTTTCATCTAATGTTATAAAATATATTACAAGGCAAATAGACCCTATAAAAGTACATATAACTGAATTTGATAATGAGGCAGGAATATCAAAAATTAATGATATTAAATATCCTAATATGATTAAAGACTTATTCTGA
- a CDS encoding phosphatase PAP2 family protein yields MNIINVFDKTIIEFAHSLHNNYQILDLFFSLITNLGESIPLMVFTIILIFIKRTRICGINMAVSLFISILIGAIILKPLIARERPFTDPIYNEYWIAVGKHLETSFSCPSSHTTASFAVLFPVFLYFNKQYSFIAVLIALLIGFSRVYLVVHYPSDVVFGAFIGITVSSLTYFVFKKINIEYKLSQIKIINKFDNQ; encoded by the coding sequence ATGAACATAATAAATGTATTCGATAAAACTATAATAGAATTTGCACATAGTTTACATAATAATTATCAGATATTAGATTTGTTTTTTTCATTAATAACAAATTTAGGAGAATCAATTCCTTTAATGGTATTTACAATTATATTAATATTTATAAAAAGAACCAGAATTTGCGGTATTAATATGGCTGTAAGTTTGTTTATATCTATATTAATAGGAGCTATTATATTAAAACCTTTAATAGCTAGAGAACGTCCTTTTACAGATCCTATTTATAATGAATATTGGATTGCTGTTGGTAAACATCTTGAAACTTCATTTTCATGTCCTTCTTCCCATACTACTGCATCATTTGCTGTGCTTTTTCCTGTTTTTTTGTATTTTAATAAACAATATAGTTTTATAGCTGTATTGATTGCTTTATTGATAGGTTTTTCAAGAGTTTATTTAGTAGTTCATTATCCTAGCGATGTGGTATTTGGGGCATTTATTGGAATTACTGTATCTTCTTTAACATATTTTGTTTTTAAAAAAATAAATATTGAATATAAATTAAGTCAAATTAAAATTATAAATAAATTTGATAATCAATAA
- a CDS encoding class I SAM-dependent methyltransferase has protein sequence MKDYEKLSKEHFNKQASIYDEKDTIYYSKYGKISCNYVSEYLKNIDYNKLLDIGCGTGYLINMLKKYKATAEFYGLDLSEEMINISKSKNIKDAEFILGSANKLPFNDNTFDIVTCIQSFHHYPYPDEAMKEVYRVLIKGGIYILSDTGVGGIAAWIDNNILFKIMKSGDCRTENKEGISKRMLKNGFDVIDKKQIKGFIYSVVGKK, from the coding sequence ATGAAAGATTATGAAAAATTATCAAAAGAACATTTTAATAAGCAAGCTAGTATTTATGATGAAAAAGATACTATTTATTATTCTAAATACGGAAAAATTAGCTGTAATTATGTGTCAGAATATTTAAAAAATATAGATTATAATAAACTTTTAGATATAGGTTGTGGAACAGGGTATTTAATAAATATGCTAAAAAAATATAAAGCTACTGCAGAATTTTATGGACTTGATTTATCAGAAGAGATGATAAATATTTCAAAATCTAAAAATATAAAGGATGCTGAATTTATATTAGGTAGTGCCAATAAACTTCCTTTTAATGATAATACTTTTGATATAGTAACATGCATACAGAGTTTTCATCATTATCCGTATCCTGATGAGGCTATGAAAGAGGTTTATCGAGTTCTTATAAAAGGAGGAATTTATATATTATCAGATACAGGAGTGGGAGGAATTGCAGCTTGGATAGATAATAATATTTTATTTAAGATTATGAAAAGCGGAGATTGCCGCACAGAAAACAAAGAAGGTATATCTAAACGAATGCTAAAAAATGGATTTGATGTAATAGATAAAAAACAGATAAAAGGTTTTATATATTCTGTTGTAGGAAAAAAATAA
- a CDS encoding family 4 glycosyl hydrolase, whose amino-acid sequence MIKFVLVGAGSAQFGCDMLGDIFSTKSLEGSHITLLDINTNALNKVYDYVKEFIESNKLNFTVDALTDRKKAFKDADFIISSIEVGDRFQLWDEDWKIPMQYGIHQVYGENGGPGGVFHSLRIIPPILDIVKDAMDICPNAYIFNFSNPMTAICTAVKRAYPNAKFIGLCHEIGWLHKWLPKILRMNYESLDIKAGGLNHFSCLLEIKDKKTGKDLYPDVLKNAHGYFEHEVGYSDLLKYAKANNAFSKTENFDHSIEERLKGEFIWADRRLLKVILEKYKLLPITVDSHFGEYIAWAWDVVDHRGILDFYELYRTVLSKAEPKIELIVKERASSIINAIVTNESYVEEAVNILNDGLIEDLPNWIAVEVPAEISKDGVKGVKLNNVPKGYLSLLRNYVSVYDLTAEAAIHHKKEYAVQAILANPVVNVCKNIEEMVDRMIESQKPYLDYLK is encoded by the coding sequence ATGATTAAATTTGTTTTAGTGGGTGCAGGAAGTGCACAATTCGGATGCGATATGCTTGGAGATATTTTCTCTACTAAATCTTTGGAAGGTTCTCATATTACATTATTAGATATTAATACAAATGCTTTAAATAAAGTATATGATTATGTTAAAGAATTTATAGAATCAAATAAACTTAATTTTACAGTTGATGCTCTTACAGATAGAAAGAAAGCTTTTAAAGATGCTGACTTTATTATAAGTTCTATAGAGGTAGGGGATAGATTTCAGTTATGGGATGAAGATTGGAAAATACCTATGCAGTACGGTATTCATCAGGTTTATGGAGAAAATGGAGGACCTGGAGGAGTATTTCACTCTTTAAGAATCATTCCTCCTATTTTGGATATAGTAAAAGATGCTATGGATATATGTCCGAATGCTTATATATTTAATTTTTCTAATCCTATGACTGCTATATGTACAGCTGTAAAAAGAGCCTATCCTAATGCTAAATTTATAGGATTATGCCATGAAATAGGCTGGCTTCATAAATGGCTTCCTAAAATTCTTAGAATGAATTATGAGTCATTGGATATTAAAGCAGGAGGCCTCAATCATTTCAGCTGTCTATTAGAAATAAAAGATAAAAAAACAGGAAAGGATTTATATCCTGATGTATTAAAAAATGCACATGGTTATTTTGAGCATGAAGTAGGGTATAGTGATTTATTAAAGTATGCTAAAGCAAATAATGCATTTTCAAAGACAGAAAATTTTGACCATTCTATAGAAGAAAGATTGAAAGGTGAATTTATATGGGCTGACAGAAGATTATTGAAAGTGATATTAGAAAAATATAAATTATTGCCTATAACAGTTGATAGTCATTTCGGAGAATATATAGCTTGGGCTTGGGATGTTGTTGATCATAGAGGTATATTAGATTTTTATGAATTATATAGAACTGTACTTTCTAAAGCTGAGCCTAAAATAGAATTGATAGTAAAAGAAAGAGCTTCAAGCATAATAAATGCTATAGTTACAAATGAAAGTTATGTTGAAGAGGCTGTAAATATTTTAAATGACGGATTGATAGAAGATTTACCTAATTGGATAGCTGTTGAAGTACCTGCTGAAATAAGTAAAGACGGAGTTAAAGGCGTAAAATTAAATAATGTACCTAAAGGTTATTTATCACTTTTAAGAAATTATGTAAGTGTATACGATTTAACTGCTGAAGCTGCTATACATCATAAAAAAGAATATGCAGTTCAGGCTATACTTGCTAATCCTGTTGTAAATGTATGTAAGAATATTGAAGAAATGGTGGATAGAATGATAGAAAGTCAAAAACCATATTTGGATTATTTAAAATAG